In Zalophus californianus isolate mZalCal1 chromosome 16, mZalCal1.pri.v2, whole genome shotgun sequence, the sequence AGAACATCTCATTCGAGCTATGCCCATCCTTTGTTATGACTTGAAGCTGTTGCTGAAAATGTTCAGGCTCTGTGGCTGTCAGCTCAAAATTCTGAATTGCAGGCAGAGAGGATTTCATTGGCCCAGAAAGGACCAGATCTCCATCCTTGACAAGGCAGCTGTGGACAGGGGCAGGGGTCATGGTCACCCAGCAGAGACACAGCCCTGGAGGGAAAGGGCAGGGGCTGTTCTGAGCAGAGAGACATCCAGTACCGATCAGAATTACCGGAGATAATGTTAATGAAAATACCATGCACCCAGCAGGATGTCCTTCCCCCTCTGTGACCATCCATGACCCACTTTGCTGCTCCCCTCTTCCAATCCCCACAACCTCCTAAAGGTGGGCGCTCCTGCCTTTAATTCTAAATTCCATCCTCTTCTCGTCCTGATTCCCTCCCTTGGCAAACTCATCTATTCCCAGCACTTCAAGGACCACCTCTCTTCTGACAATTCTTTCATGCTCAGTCTTATTAGGTGCAGATAAACTACTTTCTCTCCTGGGTCCGCAGCaacttcctctgtaaaatgactCTTTCTGTTGCcacatctataaaacaaaaccctTTTTAGTTCCAACATTCCATAGTTCTATTAACTGTTCCTCAATCATGCCTTCAGCtttcctgcctctgcctttctGCACACTgttccccccgccttttttttcaagattttatttatttgacagaaagaacacaagcagagggagagagggagaagcagggtccctgctgagcaaggagcccgatgcgggactcaatcccaggaccctgggatcatgacccgggccaaaggcagccacttaaccgactgagccacccaggtgtcccctgcaCACCATTCCCTTCCCCTGGAGAACTTTCCCTGTCCCACAGCACTGCTTTCATTCAATTAcctttattgagtacctaccatgttAATAGATACCTCTTGGGTCCTGCCTGGCTCTCAACAAATCCTACTTTCCTGAGAATtgctcttctccccactctgCAATCATACACTGGAATGGGTCCTTTCAGCCACGTCTGTATTACATGATCCTGTCCTCCTGGCCATAGATTATTAAATCCAGGGTGAACACTGATGTTAACTGCCTTAATCAGATTCTCTGTACCAGGAATCTGGAATTTGAAACTGAGAGGTACAGAGCCTGGGAGCCCTTAGAGCTGAGTTCCATTAATGTCAGCATGTTAGAGAGGGCTATCCATCAACTCCCTCTCAGAAGTCCCTGGAGATCCCCTGGTTCCTTTCTTCCTACCTTAGCTGTTCAGTGATTCCTTGGAGTCTGTGGGATATCTTGGCAGCCTTCCAATGTAAGTTCCTTTTTCCCTTTATGGCCAacatctttttcttatatttccaaCTAAATAAGCATTAACCACTGCAATTTTTGAGACACCATTAGGCTCTGGTGACACAAAAAGCATGTAAAATGCTATCTCAGCCCTCCAGCAACATCTATTTGAAATCCTACCCAGGTTTAGGAGTGCATCTTAGAAGCCCCCTTCCTCCTATAAATGTCCCCGTATTCCCCAAGCAGGATTAATCCCTCTCTAGTGTACCGCCTTTGCATTTTGCTTTACCTCCCTGACAGTCATCTCTTTCAGCTCTTTTGTACATCTGCTTTTCCCACTAATTGCAAACCCTTTCAAAATCAAGAGCTAGATAtgttgtctttttagtctcttgGCTTCCAGCACAGTATCACAAACAGATCATTGGGAAAGAATATCTGTTGTTTTGTCTGCTCATCATCCTCTCCTCTTTCTGTTGATAACAGTCACTCAATTTTCGTTTGGGAAATCAGCCTTCCTTCACTCTCTATTCTATGGTTCTAGAAGTGGTACATAACCTAGATGTGGTCAGAGGCACAGTGATTCAGATTTATGACCTGTCAAGGCCAATGGACATCATATCGGTGATTCTGGCTGGAAGGATTTGGAAAGAAACCCTCTTAACTGAGGTTGTTTAGCTGTTAAGCCATAAGCCTATAGTTATTGATGGTCATCCTTGCCAACGCATGGGGAAAATCTGATTATTAATCAAACAAAcacaatggaaaagagaaaataggaggagagataaactCCCAATAATATTACATCAGAATTTGCATCCAGACACCCTTGGACCTATTACCAGGAACTTTTTTGATTACAGAAATTCCCTCTGTAtttgttttcagcttttttttctttactcatttttttaaaggtttatttattttaaaagagagagagaggagacagagcacgcatgcacacaagtgaggggaggggcagagggagagaatctcaaccagactccccactgagtgtgccacaggactcaatcccatgaccagtgagatcatgacctgagccaaaatcacgagatggatgtttaaccaactgagtcatccaagcgccctattttttattttatttattatttattatttattatttattatttattatttatttatttatttaatttttaagtaatctctataaccaatgtggggcttgaactcacattgggcttgaccctgagatcaagacatgctctaccaactgagccagcccaggcaccctgattgttgttttgttttgtttctgatgaaACCAGTTTGAGATGAGTTTATGACACAATAGtcttgtcattcattcattcattcattcattcaacaagtgtttattgacATAAAGTTCTATGGGAGTCCTGAGAAGGGAATGGATAGTATGCCTGGGGTGAAGCTGGGGAAAAGATTGGTTtaagaggggaggtggaggggggaggcCATTCCATAGAGAGAGAGCAGCCTGAGCAAAGGTCCACAGGCTTCAAAATGTGTGGTCCATTTCTGGCCAGCAAATTCCGCAAAGAGCATGTTAAAGAACAGGTAAGAACTGGGGCGGGACCAGACTCTTAAGGGATCTTGTCAGCCATGTCACTAAGTTTAACACTTTGGTCAAAGGAAGGCATTTAAACTGTAAggtatgttttctttaaaaaatatctgtatcACTAGATCTCCTATCTCTATCTGGCAGTAATGTGGGGAATGGATTGGAAAGAGAATCTAAAGTTCATTCAAATACTCGGGGTGGGAGCAGATGAGGGTCTGGACCAGTCTGAGACTGGCTGCGGCTTCTGACCCCCGTAGAAAGTTACCTCTTAGAGCTTTGGAGATACCACTTAGAAACCAGATAAACTCAGCCTGAGGCTGTACGGGAACTTCCTAAGATCCCAGGTTACATTTGACGGGATCCTTTGAGAAGATAATACCTCTAGTTTATTGTCATGGAAATAATGTTAATGATGGGTGGGCAAGTTCAGGACTAGTTTGTGGAAAAGATGCTTTGTCGCTGTGGGACCTTGGAATGCTATCAAATCCTATTGGTAGGCAGTTGACTATCTCATCAGAGCCTGAGACCAGCTCTCCTCCTCAGCAGCAAGGGGAGAGGATAAGGAGTAATTTCTGATTCTGGGGAAGCTGTGGCCCCACACTTATATGTAAAGAAGGAATGCCATGGAGCAGGGACCAGCAGAAATGTGGCTGTTCAGAGAATTAGGACTGTTCTTAACAAAGCGGTGCCCAGAATAAAACTGGGTAGGGAAGGCACAACAAAGTCATTGTGCTGGTATTGAAAATGTGGTGGACCAGTGAGGGGCATGGCTTGTAGAAGgaaaggggtgtgtgtatgtCAGATATCTTTTGTGGATAAGAGAAGTAAATGATGGCCTGGTGTCCCAGGACTTTTCCTGGTTTCCGTTGGCCTTGTTACTCCACAGTTGGGGTCCTGACATCATTCCCTGCTTCTCACAGCTGTACATccggatcccagaggaagaaaaatcctCTCTTGGCAGGAGGGAAGTTTCCTGGCTCCTAGGCTCTGAATTTTCAgcatcagttttcatttcttttggtgggAAGCCAACCCATTTGGGAGATTTAGAACTCCAGACTCTGCTGTGCTTGTTGCTGGTGGCAGGGGAAAGGGAGTTGAAGGGGAATGCATGGCTCATGAGGAAGGACTCAGCTTGTTTGAGTCATGGCAGAAGGCTGGCATGGAGCCCCAGAAATGACACTATTTTCATTAGGGTGATTCTGATATCCAGGCAGAACCCACATGATGACTTGAGTCCATTGCTCTAGGAAATCCATAGCTTGTGGACGGTCGGGCAGGCTGCTTGCTCACGGGGAAGAGAGGCTGCAGAGACAACGAAATATATGCACATTCCAGGATTGTGGGGAGAATTAACCATGTTGTGTGGCTATGACTGGCACATATGACATGCACCGGAATCCTTTCTGACATTTAGCTCTCTGAGTCAGGGTCTCTGACTtttcccctccccaggctgcctCCTCTGGGCCTGATTCTGATTCAGAAGCGCAGATTTGGAGGAAGCTCAAACTGAGTGAGTAAACAGTGTGTCTGGAGGGCTAATGCCCTGACAGCAGGGAAGTAGATCTAGACAGTAGAGGGTTATAGATTCTTAACAGTTAGACtgtggagccaggctgcctggctcagaatcccagctctgccacttaccgaGTACTTGACTTTAGACAAGTCACTCTGTGTTTCTTCACCTCTAAAACAGGGGTGATAATAacaccccactcccactcctcACCCCGGCACAAGAGGCAGGTTTAAACCAACagtcctctccctctttcccacccTGGTTCTCTCCTGCCCTCTGTAACTCAGCCTATGTAACTGCCTTCGGAGAACATAATCCAGCACAGATTCTTTTAGAAAAGCAGGTTTATTGGTCGGGCTGCTCACCAGGACACAGCAACATGACAGGCTCCCAGGAGCCCACAGGAAACTGTATCTGCCCACAACTCAGGCCCCTTCAGCCCATCAGCACCAAGGGACCTTGTCCCACAATCCCCAGCCTCCCTCAGCTGAAGTGTCTCCAACCATTCAGAAGAGAGAAGGAACCAAGAAAAGGAGGGGGCAGAAGCAAAGCTTTgtattataaaaaaatgtttgtgtccccaggctccctccccccaccccttaaaACAATTAGCTGCAACTCTAAAAAGCAAAGCAGGGAAGATaaggcagaggaggtgggggaggaggaggccttCAGTCCTCCTCTCTGGGCTGTGCttgaaggggaagggaggtgtCTTTGCTTCTGACAAGCCGCCTTTACTGGAGAGGAACAGGGGGGACTGAAGTGTCCTGAGGAGAACCTGTCAGTGGACAGCAGGACTGAAAGTAGCATCCCTGTCATCCCCAACGATTCAGGAGAGGAACCCAGAAGGGCAAGGAGGTCTCGGCAAGTTTTGCAGCTTTATGATGCTAGCTCTAGCAAAGGATCTTGAGAAGAAACTACCAGGAGTGAGCCAAGGCCGGGTTGCTCCATACACTCTCGCCATCTCGCCTCCAGCACTCAGCATGGTGGCCTGGCCATTAGCACCTTGCTGTCTTTCCAGTCGGCCTCCCGCCTACCTCCCAGCCCTCTGCAGTCTGGTGCTGCCCCCTTCTGGAACCCTCATCTTCTGGACTTAAAAGAAATGGGCTGCCACAAGGGGCACCATTCAGACCTGTTAAGGGGTAGGGCGAGGCttacctttctcttctctttggatCATCGCTTTCTCACTGTCCTCCCTCCTTATTCTGAAAATTGTCCTGCTGTCCTCTGAGGACCCCACTAAGACGGGGTTCTTGTCCTGTGATTCTCGTGCTGCTGAGAATTCTCCTCTCTTCACTCATTTCCACTTTCCActatttcccattttccttcccaAAGCCATAGCCATACGCTGCTGTTGCAGATGCATAAACATGTTAAGTGTTCCCTACGccacctgctccttccccagggcTCTGCTTGGCTACAGCCTTCCTTGTTGAGACCCTTTACAGATACAACCCGCGCTGGACTCTCATTCCAGGGTCACGGCtcactctgccctcctcccccaactgCCCCAGGTTCTCCCAAAAGCTGCTTTCAAGTCCTTCCAGTATGGGGCAAGGGTCCccttcaggatttcctctttccttttatggTAATTTTGGCTTTGAAGCCTCCAGGGATCAGGATGAGAAAGAAGAGCTCAGTGAACAGGAATGACAGCAGCTGGGTACGAGTGTGAGGTGGAGGTTGGGGGGAAGGCAGCCTACCCCAAAGTGGGGTGGGGCAACCATGGAAATGACAGCAATTTTCTTTAAGATCCCTGACTTGGACGACCAGGACACGGATCACTCCCCTCTCCATTCCCACCCAGATTATGCCCAAATTGGGGCTATCCATGGTGGAGgctgcctccccctcccatctTAACAGCCGTAAGACTTGGAGGGGTGCTCCTTGAGGGGCGGTGTTGTCAATTTAGAAACATCTCAGCCCGCGTGGGGCCGAGAGAGAATGCGAAAGAGAAAGTTCCAGAGGGTAGGGCacggggagggggcagtgagaggaggggcagggtggcGCGGCCTCCCGGGCAGAGCCCCGCGTCCGCTCAGTCGCTGTCGCTCTTGTCCACCAGCACGGCGTCCGACTCCTCAGTGATCTCCAGCAGCGTGTGCACGTCAGGGCTGCTCCCGCGCAGCAGGTCGGCCGCCTCGCCGCGCTCCGCGCCGCCCTCGTCGTCGTCGGCGCCCACCTCCACCATCTCGGTGGCCTTCAGCACCTCCACCTCGCCCTCGCGGATCTTCTTGACGTGGAAGGTGAAGGGCGGCACCTTGTAGACCGCCGTCTTGGAGCGCGCGTAGACCACGTGGTCGGGCGTGAAGGACTTGCGCAGCTTGTCTCGCGAGGTCTTGAGCTTCTCGCGCCGCTCGGCGGGGACGAGGCGCGTGCCCAGCTTGTTCATGCGCTTCTCGAGCGTGTGCCGCGTCTTCTCCAGGTTCTCCTTGGTCTTGAGGCGGGTCTTCTCCAGGTTTTCGCGGGTGCGCACCTTGGTCTTCTCCATCTTCTCCTTGGAGAAGGCCTTCTTGAAGTCGTCCACGCGCCGCAGGCCGCTGCGCTTGATGCGCTCGGCGCGCGACTCCTCGATgacctcctccacctccaccgcCTCGTCGGACGACAGCTCGAGCGCGGCCGCGTCCTCCTCCGGCCGCTCGCCCTCGCCCAGCTCGTCGCCCTCCTTCTCGGGCAGCGCCTCCGCCTCTTTCAGCGACTTGCCGATGCTCACTTTGGCTGGCAGTTTCACTTCGTCCTAAAGGGAGAGCAGAGCgcagaggtgaggggcagagcggAGGGCTGGGCGGGGACACTGGGCGAACCCGCGGCAGGATGGTAGTGATTCTGGGGAGTGCGTGGTAGCCATGACATCCGCCTGACTCCTTCGCCGGTGTGTCCCCAGAGCCTTGGCACTGAGCTGGACACCGCGTGGGAGcccaataaatatgtgttgaatgaatggtaACTATACAAACGGGGCGAGGAGGGAACCGAGCTTCCGGTGGAAGACTGGCCTGTGGAGTCATTGCGCTTGGGCTACATATCTCTGCAGCCCCCAAACCTGTCCTACATCCTACGTCCACGTATCTTACATTAGACTACTCCTTACCCCTTGCGTCGCAGGGAACACAATTTAACTTTGGAAATGGGCAGAGCGCCCTCTGGTGCACTAAATCGCACACTGCTCTAGCCAGGCCAAAATGCAAAGGGGTTTGGGAAGCCGTTgaagggtgggggtaggggagtgAGCTCACAGCCAGTGTCAGGCGACCCCCAGGTAGGGTAGCTTGAAGGCAAGATAAAGGGAGTGCGTTTCCCAGACTTCTAATCATTTCAGAACCAGTCTTAGGGAAGGAGAGCTGTGCTGAGCCCATGCTCCCCACCCTTGACCTCATACTGATTTGTTCCAACAGTGGTCATTCCCCCCCACGTAGaaactgaagaaaggaaagaggaagaagctggCTGGCAGCCAAGAGTATGTTTTCTCCCCAACATGGACATTTATTCTGGGTCTGACTTCCCAGCCTTGGAATGGAAGGGAGGGATTACTTTttccattgtttgtttgtttttttttttacccagacCAGAGCTTAAGGAGCCAGGAATCAGGTAGTGGTCCCAGATTCCCTGAGATCTGGAGCTCTGCGCcaattcttccctcttcccctgggAGTACCTAGCACCAGCACTGTTTTCCGTTCTGGGAAGATTTTCCAAGATCCTGACTCTGGCCAACATTTCAGAATCTCAGGATCACCCCCCACAAGAAGGTAGGGGAGGCTGAGCACAGAAGGGGAAAGGGGGCACATCCAAGAACATAAACACAAACCCAGAT encodes:
- the CAVIN1 gene encoding caveolae-associated protein 1; the encoded protein is MEDTQLHIIEQPLPGYPDVGDSGSSPMGAPAAEEPSGAGSEELIKSDQVNGVLVLSLLDKIIGAVDQIQLTQAQLEERQAEMEGAVQSIQGELSKLGKAHATTSNTVSKLLEKVRKVSVNVKTVRGSLERQAGQIKKLEVNEAELLRRRNFKVMIYQDEVKLPAKVSIGKSLKEAEALPEKEGDELGEGERPEEDAAALELSSDEAVEVEEVIEESRAERIKRSGLRRVDDFKKAFSKEKMEKTKVRTRENLEKTRLKTKENLEKTRHTLEKRMNKLGTRLVPAERREKLKTSRDKLRKSFTPDHVVYARSKTAVYKVPPFTFHVKKIREGEVEVLKATEMVEVGADDDEGGAERGEAADLLRGSSPDVHTLLEITEESDAVLVDKSDSD